The Sediminispirochaeta bajacaliforniensis DSM 16054 nucleotide sequence CGTTTCCGTGCCATACTTATACCATCCTTTTCCCGTATTTTCGGGAGTTGTTTTTTGCTGGCGAATTGTTGCTTCGCCAGCTTTTTTTCGACTGCTACAGTTTTTGCAGAAAGTAGTCGATAAAATGATTATCGTCGATATTTCTTTATTAATCAAGAAATATCGACCAATATTAAGGAGAAATCTTATATTATATGGATTGGATAAGAATAATCGACAAAGCAGAGGAGATAGTACTTAAAAAAGGGTTGCCGAAAGCTGATTTAGCAAAAATTTTAGGAGTTCGTTCGCAATATATTTCAGATCTAAAATCTGGAAAATCAAAAAATCCTGGCTCAGAATTCACCTTAGCGTTAATAAATCAACTTGGTATTAGTCCTTTGTGGATTCAAACGGGCAAAGGAAACGCTACATCCTCAAACGAAGCGAATATCATTATTCCCCTTCTTACACAGCCTGATGAAGTGATTAAAATAAAGCCTGATCCAGATTGGGAAGCTATTGACCATTTTGATGCTGATATCAAAATCACAATACCTGACTGGTTAAAAAGATATGGCCCTAATCTTCGATCAATAGAAGTGCCTGATAATCGTATGGCTCCTCTTTTTTATAGTGGTGATATTGTTATCTATGAATCAACTGGTTGTTATGGGGCAGGTATTCATATAATAAAACTGAATGGCAAGGTTGTTATTCGTCGTTTAGTAAGAGAAGATTCCCAATATATGGCATATTGCGAATTAAGTAAAATAAAACCAGAACCAGTTCAAATCTATGATGTAGTAGGACTTGTTCGTGCTGTTATCCGCAGAGTCTGGGATCAGGAACCAATGATTGTCAAACAAGAAAATCAGTACGTTGAAAATGATAGTCAACCTATACAGAAAAAGGAGATTGGATAATAGACTTCCCGGGATGCAAGGGAGGGGAGAAAATAACTTAAGAGAGGAAAAAATGAAAAAAATGGTTATGGCAGTTTTGTTTTTCTTGTTGGTGGGAACGCTTCTTTCCTCTGATGAACTTAGCGGAAAAACCCTCTATCGAATTGAACATATGGAGGTTTTAAGAGACGGACGGCTATATGGTTTTTTAGTTGGGAAATACACCTTCAATGATGACGGAACATATAAATTAGAAAAAATAATTAATTTTGATGAAAAACCAAAATCTTATACAGTTGTTCAGTATTCTCTTTCGGAAAAGGGGTTTTACACAGAGCTCAATGATGAAGAAAATGCAGTACTTATTAAGATGGATAATAATGCGTATCTATTATCACAACCTGGAGGCGACATCGAATTTGCTATATATGATGATCTAAGTTGGTTAGTCTCTGAAGATATTGCAAGAACAATAGTGCTTGATAATCCTGAACGGCCTACCTATGAGGGGCATTAGCACTTCCGAAGATACCAAATAAAAAAGGAATAAGGCTGAAACTGTGTACAGCCTTATTCCAAGATGGTGCAAGCTCGCGTCCGCTTGCGGGACATCCAGGCATCGTATGGCTACGTCATTGCCATAACAGTATCAAAGACATTCCCGAAAGCTTGCTAACAATGGTTAAAAGCGTTATCTTAAAAGAAAGCAGGCGCTGATCAGAGGTGTAACGGTATGACTGGTAACGGTTATATGTCTGGTTGACAGCGACCTGCTATTTTATTTTTTGCAATGCGCTGATTCTGCTGTACTCATCAATACCAATTTTATAGGCGCTTCTGAGCGATGCAGCTGTTAGAACAGTTCCGTGAGAACTTTTTCTATATTGGGCTTGGACGGCAATCTTTACAAAGTGTTCAGCATCCTGTTCATAGACGTATAACAGAGATTTACCGTCTGGGTCAAAATAGACAGAGGCATCCAATAGATAATCAATAATTCTTGACCATTCCAGATTACTTAATGCATCGGCCGCTTTTGCATGTCTGGCCCCCTTGGGCCCATTAATAAGACCGGCACGCATATTAATAATAGAGGTTTCTCCTACGTTAATATTTTTATGTTGCTTCATCCACTTTGCTATTGTCCTATCAATAAACCCAACCGGTGACAGATAATCACCTTTAATGGAACCGGCGGCGGCCCGTGAAACAAAACTATTATGGGCCTCCTGAAAGACGGTATTGTGCACCAGTGACCGGGCTATTTCCTCAAATTGTGCAGGGAATTTCTGTGATCCTTTTTTCAGAGCCTCTTCAAATACCGGTGCAACGCGGCCGGTCAATCCTTGATTCCAGTTGAATCCTGGAGTAATCCCTTTGGGGATGTGTTCGATAATTCCCTTCCGCTCATTGTAATACTGTTTAGATACGGTTTTCGGAGCCGTGGTTTTTACCGGCAGAGTGCCTCCCCCGGTACCGTCCGCCCGTGGCGGAATCGTTATCCCTTCGCGTTCATACCGTTCTTTACGGGCTTTTGAAACCGCCGTGATATAACACTTACAGCCATATCCGTTAGGCGGTAAATGGCTATTCCACCACGGATCGTCCTTCGGAAGAATCAATCCTTCCCAGGCCTCATGCTGTTCCCGATGGGTATGGCTTGGTCCCAGCCGATACATTAGATATGGGTGTGCGGGGCTGTCCATGGCCCTGTCGTAGGTTCCCTTTTGGTATGCACTCCGGAGGTTTGTGCTGTATATGGTACGTAACCGACGGTCACTCCCAAGCTGGGCATGTACCTCCCGTCCTGTTACGGGGTCTGTCATTGTTTTTTTGCCCCACCAGCCTTTTCCCTGCAGAGTCGGAGCCAGATTCTTTTTGAACGAATCAAAGGTTTCTCCGTTCTTGATCGCCTGTTCCACTGCGCCCTTTATATCCGCCAAGACATCCGTCTGCATGGCTTTTGCTACGGTAAAAGCTGTGGCATGTTCTTCATTCCAGACATCCTTGTAGCTAAATGCCGGGGTAAGGTTTTTGCGTTTTATGTAATCAAGAGCCTGCTTTGGCACCATGTTCGGGGAACTCATCCATCATCCTCACCATCAAATTCAGAATCTCCGGTGGCGCGGGAGTTAAAAAATGCGATGGCCATCAATTCAGCAATTTTGTCCGGTTTCCATTCGGTCACCAGTTTTTCCAGTTCTATCCGAAAGCTTTTAAAGTCGGTTGCTTTATTCGATGCCTCCTCTATGATGGAGGCTATTTCATCGGATATTTCGATAAAATCACTTTTAGTAGCTTCATCAACAAGTTCTTCTTCTGTGGCCGAGGCCTTGCTCATTGCAACGCTCTGGGTATTTAACGCAGTCCTATGGTCCCGCGGCCATGCCGAATTCAAACCTCCGGGAGAAAGCAATGTAGATTGAGACTCAAGAACTTCATCATTTTCGTCAGGAACGGACAAGCTCAATAGGCTGAGCATTTCATCTTTTTTTACCCGTAGTCCCAAGGGTACAAGCTTGTTTACTGAATTAACAATGAGCTCAACATTCTTTTCTTCAACGTATTTGAGTCTGAGACGCGGATAGACTTCCTGATCTCCAAAATTTAATTTTACATACGGGATTACCAGGTCGCGGTTCAGAGTTTGTTCCAGCTGAGCAGCATCAGCCCTGAGAATATCCTGACGCACCTCTTCCTGGGATGTTTCATTTCCCAGTTTTCCTGGCGTTCCTTCCGTGCTTGCTGTCTGGCCGAGTACTAACTTGGAAAACTGTTTATCCACCCACTCGGCGTATTTCTCGTACACATCTGCATTGGTCCCTGTATTCTTTGCTTCGACGATATCAATAAGCATCGATTCAGGGATAACCGCACCTACGTCCGTTCCGATAGAGGCAACGGCCCGCCGCAGAGTTTTGATATCTTCTTTCGTCGCTTTCTTCCCGTATTTCCCCAGCCTTACAGGATAGCCGAAACGGTCAACAAAGGCTGCCCAGCTCGTTACATCATAGTGTTTAATCAACCAATAAAACAAAGCGGAAAAGGAGAGCCCACCGGTAATCTGTTTTCCGGCAAGCAGGTTCGGTTCATGGATAATGAAATGATATGGTTTCAGTTCAATCAGATCAGATCCATAGGCTCCTCTGAGTTTTAATATGCCCGTTTCCCTCTCATATGCAAACCAGCGGGGATCACGAAATCGGAACTCTGCGGGTTTCCATACTGAACCACTGGTATCCCACATAGTTTCGTTGGCAGAAAATCCCTTTCCCAAGGCATCGAGAGCGTTTTTCTTTAGATCCATAATATCAGGGTGTTTTTGTATATCCCTGGTAACAGCCTCGGCAATTTTTAGCTCCTGATCAGCATCTCCTGCCGGTTCCACATATAAGGGTAATCCCTCAACCGCATGTTTTCGTGTGGATAAGACAGATCGATAATGTAAGTCCCGTTCCTCAAGCTCTTGCGCCAATTCCAAATATTCGGCTGGACAGTCACCATTCCTGACAGCATTAAGAATCGAACCAAGGCGATCAGGAGTAAGGCCCGCTACAAGGCCACCACTCCAGATCGATCGATTAGAATTATGTATAACATAGGCCTGTTCGGTCCTTAGATCTTTTTCACTTGGCTTTTTCAATCGGTTGATCAATCGTCCCATGGATCTCGCACCCCCGTTCGGAAAATATTCTCTGCCGGTACTGCATCATAATCGTATGGTTGATATCCACCGTCTTCGTCCTCTAAGAGGGCAAAGGTGACCATCACTTTTGCAATAGCTCCATCCCCATGGCGTCGTTCTCTCGGTCCGCCGGTACGATCAAGTACTCGGGGAATTCCGGCCTTTAATCCAACGACCCGGAAATCATCCCGAATAAAGCCATCGCCAGGGATTGTGGTAATTCCATCTTCCATACGGCTTTTCAGTTTCGGGAAGTTTTCCCCATACCATGATTGGGTCAGCATGACCTGGTGAACAAATCCTGGCCATTCCTGTTCTGCTTTTTCTGCTATCATTTGACCATTACCACGGGCATCGAATGCCCCACCGGAAAAGTTTGGAAGATTCTCCATGACCATTTTGATAGTTTGCCATTGTTGATCAAAACAAACATTTCGTAATTCAATAACACAAAATGTAAGCTGCTTATCATTCGGCAAAAGCTCATCAAGGAAGATACAGGTCAGGTCTCCGGAACGGGCAAAGTCCTCTCCCAGGTATACCGGGCCGGTATGAGCCAGCAAGATATCCCGTACCTCTTTTTTGAACCATTTATCAAATTCTCTGATTCGCTTCTCTTTAGGCAGGAAGGTAAAGCTGGCATCACAGACTTTCCTTAAAATCGGAATGGTCGGATCTTCAACCGATTCCAAGAGACTGGTTGGGAAATACCTGGTTCCCGCTTTTACCGGTATACAAAAAAGTTCTTCTTCGGCAGCATCCCCGTAGTCGACGATCAGTTTCTCTCTCCAGTCAGCCTCTATTGCCGGTGTCCATTCCCGTCCTTTTACCAGGCATATCCGTCTATACAGGCCCTCGGCCAGGGCATCATCCAGCGTTGTTTTATATAAACTGTAGGATTTTTTCCCTTCTCGTATTTCCTTAATGAGTTCATTGAAAGGGTTGTCGTCTCCGTTATGCGTAGAGAGGATTCTCACACATCCACCCCACATTAAAAGGGCAAGGGCCGCCTTGAGCAGTTCCGACAAATCGTCGACAAAGGCCGCCTCATCGAGAATTACCCGGCCCTGTTTTGACCTCAGAGATCGGGGTACGGATGGCAGACACCAAACCTCGAAGCCGGAATCAAACCGCACCCGGTAAACGGTAATATCTTTATCCTCATCTTTCAGGACGACCTCTTCTACTTCGGATGCGGCAGCATTTAAATGCCGTGCCCAAAACGCACAGTCCTGGGCAAATTGCTGAGTCATTTCCTTGGAATAGGAAAGATAGTAAGAGCTTTGGCCTCCCGCCTCTTTGCTCTTTGCCGCATCCATAGCCGATGCCAAGGCCTCAACATAAGACGCTCCGATTCGTCTGCTTTTCTCCCAGACTTTTACTTCGGATTCGTCTTCTATCCATCTTTTTTGATAGGGCAGAAGAATATCTTCGGTCATATCATAGCCCTAAAATTTCGCGTTTAATCAGGTCCACCGTGGCGGGGGTAAGGCCTTTGGCCTTTGCTGTTTTATCAACAACTTCAGCGGCTTCGGCAAGAGTACGGTTTCTGATTTCCGATTCTCTTTCGGCATTCAATTTTTCAGCCGTTTCCAAATCCTTGAGCCCTCTGGAAACTTTGAATATGATATCGGTAACCAGTTCCGGTGCGATTTCTCCTTCTTCCTTGAGATCATCAATCTCAGATATCAAGTCAAAGGCGGCAAGACGGATCTGCTCGTTTACGACTTTTCCAAGTTTGTTCCTGCCCTCGGCACCAAATTTTTCGATATAGGCATCGGCCACTTCCTTAGCCTGGCGGTTCTTTTCCGCAAATCGTTTCATTCTCTTGGCATAACGATTTACC carries:
- a CDS encoding terminase large subunit domain-containing protein, which codes for MTEDILLPYQKRWIEDESEVKVWEKSRRIGASYVEALASAMDAAKSKEAGGQSSYYLSYSKEMTQQFAQDCAFWARHLNAAASEVEEVVLKDEDKDITVYRVRFDSGFEVWCLPSVPRSLRSKQGRVILDEAAFVDDLSELLKAALALLMWGGCVRILSTHNGDDNPFNELIKEIREGKKSYSLYKTTLDDALAEGLYRRICLVKGREWTPAIEADWREKLIVDYGDAAEEELFCIPVKAGTRYFPTSLLESVEDPTIPILRKVCDASFTFLPKEKRIREFDKWFKKEVRDILLAHTGPVYLGEDFARSGDLTCIFLDELLPNDKQLTFCVIELRNVCFDQQWQTIKMVMENLPNFSGGAFDARGNGQMIAEKAEQEWPGFVHQVMLTQSWYGENFPKLKSRMEDGITTIPGDGFIRDDFRVVGLKAGIPRVLDRTGGPRERRHGDGAIAKVMVTFALLEDEDGGYQPYDYDAVPAENIFRTGVRDPWDD
- a CDS encoding DUF3486 family protein gives rise to the protein MGQKSAIDRLPAHLRTKLQEMLADPAVTQTEIVDAINDEAGESLVSKSSVNRYAKRMKRFAEKNRQAKEVADAYIEKFGAEGRNKLGKVVNEQIRLAAFDLISEIDDLKEEGEIAPELVTDIIFKVSRGLKDLETAEKLNAERESEIRNRTLAEAAEVVDKTAKAKGLTPATVDLIKREILGL
- a CDS encoding XRE family transcriptional regulator is translated as MDWIRIIDKAEEIVLKKGLPKADLAKILGVRSQYISDLKSGKSKNPGSEFTLALINQLGISPLWIQTGKGNATSSNEANIIIPLLTQPDEVIKIKPDPDWEAIDHFDADIKITIPDWLKRYGPNLRSIEVPDNRMAPLFYSGDIVIYESTGCYGAGIHIIKLNGKVVIRRLVREDSQYMAYCELSKIKPEPVQIYDVVGLVRAVIRRVWDQEPMIVKQENQYVENDSQPIQKKEIG
- a CDS encoding phage head morphogenesis protein, translating into MSSPNMVPKQALDYIKRKNLTPAFSYKDVWNEEHATAFTVAKAMQTDVLADIKGAVEQAIKNGETFDSFKKNLAPTLQGKGWWGKKTMTDPVTGREVHAQLGSDRRLRTIYSTNLRSAYQKGTYDRAMDSPAHPYLMYRLGPSHTHREQHEAWEGLILPKDDPWWNSHLPPNGYGCKCYITAVSKARKERYEREGITIPPRADGTGGGTLPVKTTAPKTVSKQYYNERKGIIEHIPKGITPGFNWNQGLTGRVAPVFEEALKKGSQKFPAQFEEIARSLVHNTVFQEAHNSFVSRAAAGSIKGDYLSPVGFIDRTIAKWMKQHKNINVGETSIINMRAGLINGPKGARHAKAADALSNLEWSRIIDYLLDASVYFDPDGKSLLYVYEQDAEHFVKIAVQAQYRKSSHGTVLTAASLRSAYKIGIDEYSRISALQKIK
- a CDS encoding DUF935 domain-containing protein, with protein sequence MGRLINRLKKPSEKDLRTEQAYVIHNSNRSIWSGGLVAGLTPDRLGSILNAVRNGDCPAEYLELAQELEERDLHYRSVLSTRKHAVEGLPLYVEPAGDADQELKIAEAVTRDIQKHPDIMDLKKNALDALGKGFSANETMWDTSGSVWKPAEFRFRDPRWFAYERETGILKLRGAYGSDLIELKPYHFIIHEPNLLAGKQITGGLSFSALFYWLIKHYDVTSWAAFVDRFGYPVRLGKYGKKATKEDIKTLRRAVASIGTDVGAVIPESMLIDIVEAKNTGTNADVYEKYAEWVDKQFSKLVLGQTASTEGTPGKLGNETSQEEVRQDILRADAAQLEQTLNRDLVIPYVKLNFGDQEVYPRLRLKYVEEKNVELIVNSVNKLVPLGLRVKKDEMLSLLSLSVPDENDEVLESQSTLLSPGGLNSAWPRDHRTALNTQSVAMSKASATEEELVDEATKSDFIEISDEIASIIEEASNKATDFKSFRIELEKLVTEWKPDKIAELMAIAFFNSRATGDSEFDGEDDG